The Dermacentor albipictus isolate Rhodes 1998 colony unplaced genomic scaffold, USDA_Dalb.pri_finalv2 scaffold_40, whole genome shotgun sequence genome contains the following window.
AAACTGGCGCAGCTTAGTGATTGAAGCTGGCTTGGGGAACTCCATGATGGCTTGCACTTTGTGGGGAAGAGGGCGGATGCCGTTGTTATCCAAGCGATGGCCGAGAAAATCAAGTGATGGTACTCCGAACTCGCTCTTGGCAGTGTTGACGACGATACCATTTGCTGATAGGCGCTCAAAGAGCTGATGGAGATGTTGGAGGTGCTCTTCGTGGGATGAGCTTGCCACAAGCAAGTCGTCAACGTAGGCGAAAACGAACGGCAGACCACGTGTGACTGTGTCGATGAACCGCTGTGATGTCTGTGCGGCATTtcggagaccgaaaggcattctcAAAAATTCAAAGAGGCCAAATGGGGTAGTAATTGCTGTTTTTGGAATGTCTTCTTGTGCGACAGGAATTTGGTGAAAGGCTCGCACCAGGTCAATTTTGGAAAATACTGTAGTGCCATCCAGTGCCGACGTGAAATCTTGGATGTTAGGCAGTGGGTACCGATCCGGAATGGTTTTTGCGTTCAGGGATCGGTAGTCCCCACACGGCCGCCAGTCACCTGATTTCTTGGGGACCAAATGGAGCGGGGACGCCCAGCTGCTGGACGATGGTCGTACGATTCCAAGTTCTAACATgtgttcgaactctgctttggcaaTTTTGAGTTTGTCCGGGGCGAGTCGTCGTGGGCGAGCAAATACAGGTGGACCAGTTGTTATGATGTGATGACGTACATCATGCTGTACGGGCTTTGTCCAGTCTGGTGGTCGCGTGAGGTTGGGGAACTGTTGAAGGAGGCAAGAAAAAGGATCACCAGCAATTGTTGTGTTTGGGGCGACTATAGGCGAGTCACAAGAAACGACGCCATGAACAGACAGCAAGGTAGCAGTGTCCAGCAGGCGTTGGCGTTTCACATCGACGAGCAGTCCGTGGTGGTCCAGGAAATCAGCGCCAATAAGAGCACGGCGAACATCAGCGACGAGGAAAACCCAACGGAACACGCGGCGCAGGCCAAGATTCAGGGTGAGGGACCGCGACTTGTAAACAGGTATCCTGCTACCGTTGACAGCTTGAAGATAGGAGGTCGGTGGTGTAGTTCGGTCGGAACGTTGCGCGGGAATAATGCTGACCTCCGCCCCGGTGTCCACCAGGTATTGCTGGCCTGTGGTTCTGTCCATGACATGAAATAGGCGACTTTTGCTTTGGCCCTGACCGGTTGTCGCCATTAAAGGTCGGCCGGCTGGTTTCCCTGCCATGCACAAGGACGGAGGCAGTGGCGCGCCTCCTGCCCGAAGCGGCGGTGATAAAAGCATACCCGTGGTGGCGTTTGAGACCGGGAGCGTTCTTCTCTTGGACGCCGTGATCTACTCGAGCTGCGGTACCTTCCGTGACGGGGTGAAGTGCGATGACGCTCCGCAGCACAAACTAATTGTTCAAGGCGATTGCAGAGCACGTCGATGGGAGAATCGGCGGAGGATGATGTTTGCGGCGCTGAACTCGCAGTGGTGCTTGATGATGTTACGTTGCACACCGCTGGCGTCACCACCTCCATGACTTTGTCCGCCAAGCTGGCCAGGCTGTTGAGGTCCATCACCGTGGCTGTAGCGAGTACCATCTGAACGTTTACTGGAAGGCGCTGCATGAACAGTTCCCGCAGGAGGCGGTCGTCGCTTACTGTTGTGTTGTCGCTCATGAGCTGTCGCATACGGCGAAGGAGCTGGCTTGGCCGACGGTCTCCCAAGTCCTCTGCGGAGAGCAACTGTTGCATGCGGGCTCGCTGCGATGTTGTTGTGCGCTCGAGAAGGGCAGCCTTAAGATCGCTGTATGGAGTGGCGGGAGGCGGTCCAGAAAGCAGGTCGGCAACTTCTTCTGCAGCAGTAGGTGACAGTGCCGAAACAACTAGGTGGTACTTGCGTTGTTCCGTGCGAACGCCAGAGAGAATAAATTGCGATTCCGCTTGCAGAAACCAAACTGTAGGGTTGCGGTCCCAGTATGGTGGGAGTCGGATGGAAACCGCGGAGACGTCTTGTTGCTCGGTCGTGCCCGTAGGTTCAGTGTCTGGTTGCATCTCGTTGCTGTGCATGGCTCCACAATAACTTCGGCAGTGCCGCGAAGAAAACTACGGGTCACCACTTTGTAGAGCCGTGGcaaacgagacggacacacgtcttttcggtaacaaggtctagtttattctgtcaaaagagagaattgagcaggcgcgcgcagcgcgccggaagtggcgagggctttagagagcgagaggagaaaagagggaaaaggagcatagagaagtgcggtgcacggacctagtcctagtgcgaaaggaaggcagtaaacacagtaacaagaaaagggagctcgcgcacgacgttcggcacagtgagtcggatcatgtg
Protein-coding sequences here:
- the LOC135915648 gene encoding uncharacterized protein; translation: MQPDTEPTGTTEQQDVSAVSIRLPPYWDRNPTVWFLQAESQFILSGVRTEQRKYHLVVSALSPTAAEEVADLLSGPPPATPYSDLKAALLERTTTSQRARMQQLLSAEDLGDRRPSQLLRRMRQLMSDNTTVSDDRLLRELFMQRLPVNVQMVLATATVMDLNSLASLADKVMEVVTPAVCNVTSSSTTASSAPQTSSSADSPIDVLCNRLEQLVCAAERHRTSPRHGRYRSSSRSRRPREERSRSQTPPRVCFYHRRFGQEARHCLRPCAWQGNQPADL